The Henckelia pumila isolate YLH828 chromosome 2, ASM3356847v2, whole genome shotgun sequence genome includes a window with the following:
- the LOC140881382 gene encoding uncharacterized protein isoform X1, translated as MRGESAGHSHSRPCFGRKTLRRCRNSQEADDVILIDVDSDHFDNVIIIDVPDSLPKKRKGSSILREDNNGLLQTVIYIDDDESSDKFNSFAGASSSKSFKPHAEDFEDVDAEENPYIQENVTPVRLSKCKRTYSGKASAGKGYGLNLDSEDNSSDNDHPDCELMEDIYGKVQEQWQKAYRRRKKGIKNDQSGIRSQNGASSSMNDSSYQTVGRKGENDKYMEAPDLFDTGKFNNEDEGTSPLSEEEDAQHPPSIHIEPEDHQYFEPGSSSHYNGKKFKKSTSYSSHKKPKMCVDGNSDYCKASSVKDDVTISKGQNAVEAEAEADPVNIFPAHEFRESQVTSTGRVNEMDHLESCDLHESGSVEKTSNLTSARSSFMSSILPEEQTLSEESSCFQNSSLGSREGIKKGCNGENRRTVDGIPFSRNIHVHVNDAQVGLDESVSNSGEEDKDEDFHPENGLAVDSVESCILGEREKHKETDGYKIALEEERVSRHQALKNQADFHPENGHAVDSVESCMLGEREKHKETDGYKIALEEEWASRHQALKIQAEEAQHLRWLQKRSKAENTHTMDSVESCMIGEREKFKETDEYKRAMEKEWASRQEALKIQAEEAQHLRRLQKRRKAESLRLMDMERRQKERIEEMRSTQKKDEENMNLKEVIRAEVRTELNKLEMTCQNMSSLLHSFGIQIEGWPNPSSQEVQTAYKKALLTFHPDRASRSDIRQQVEAEEKFKLINRVKEKFSSVL; from the exons ATGAGAGGGGAATCTGCTGGCCATTCACATTCTAGACCCTGTTTTGGGAGGAAAACATTGAGAAGGTGCAGGAATAGTCAGGAAGCTGATGATGTTATTCTGATTGATGTTGATTCCGATCACTTCGACAATGTCATTATCATTGATGTTCCCGATTCTTTACCGAAGAAACGGAAAGGTTCAAGCATACTCAGGGAAGATAACAACGGGCTATTGCAGACTGTAATATACATAGATGATGATGAAAGTTCGGACAAATTTAATTCTTTTGCTGGTGCCTCTTCTAGCAAGAGTTTTAAACCTCATGCGGAAGACTTCGAAGATGTGGATGCTGAAGAAAACCCATATATTCAAGAGAATGTAACTCCAGTTAGGTTATCAAAATGCAAGCGTACTTATTCTGGGAAAGCTTCTGCTGGAAAAGGATATGGTTTGAATCTGGATTCGGAAGACAATTCATCTGATAATGATCACCCTGATTGCGAGTTAATGGAAGATATTTATGGAAAGGTTCAAGAGCAGTGGCAAAAGGCGTACCGTAGGAGGAAAAAAGGTATTAAAAACGATCAGTCCGGCATTAGAAGTCAGAATGGTGCTTCAAGTTCTATGAATGATAGTAGCTATCAAACTGTCGGAAGAAAAGGTGAGAATGATAAATATATGGAGGCTCCAGATCTTTTCGACACAGGAAAATTCAATAATGAAGACGAAGGTACTTCTCCTCTCAGTGAAGAAGAGGATGCTCAACATCCCCCTTCCATCCATATTGAGCCGGAAGATCACCAATATTTTGAACCAGGAAGTTCCAGCCATTACAATgggaaaaaattcaaaaaatcaacGTCATATTCTTCTCATAAAAAACCTAAGATGTGTGTTGATGGGAACTCTGACTATTGCAAAGCTAGTTCAGTTAAAGACGACGTCACCATCAGCAAAGGCCAAAATGCTGTTGAAGCTGAAGCTGAAGCTGACCCTGTCAATATTTTCCCAGCCCATGAGTTTAGGGAGTCCCAGGTTACGTCCACTGGACGTGTTAATGAAATGGATCATTTGGAATCATGTGATCTGCATGAATCTGGAAGTGTTGAGAAGACATCTAATTTAACATCTGCAAGATCTTCATTTATGAGTTCTATCTTACCAGAGGAACAAACGCTCTCTGAAGAGTCTTCCTGCTTCCAAAATTCCTCATTAGGATCAAGAGAAGGCATCAAGAAAGGGTGTAATGGGGAAAATAGGCGGACAGTTGATGGTATACCATTCTCCAGAAACATACATGTACATGTTAATGATGCACAAGTTGGACTGGATGAATCTGTATCAAACAGTGGAGAGGAGGATAAAGATGAGGACTTTCATCCTGAAAATGGACTCGCTGTTGATTCTGTGGAGTCTTGTATACTTGGTGAACGAGAAAAGCATAAGGAAACTGATGGATACAAAATAGCTCTGGAGGAAGAACGGGTTTCACGGCATCAAGCACTAAAAAACCAG GCTGACTTTCATCCTGAAAATGGACACGCTGTTGATTCTGTGGAGTCTTGTATGCTTGGTGAACGAGAAAAGCATAAGGAAACTGATGGATATAAAATAGCTCTGGAGGAAGAATGGGCTTCCCGGCATCAAGCGCTGAAAATCCAG GCTGAAGAAGCTCAACATTTGCGTTGGTTGCAGAAGAGAAGTAAAGCTGAAAATACACACACTATGGATTCTGTGGAGAGTTGTATGATTGGTGAACGAGAAAAGTTTAAGGAAACCGATGAATACAAAAGAGCTATGGAGAAAGAGTGGGCTTCCAGGCAAGAAGCTCTAAAAATCCAG GCTGAAGAAGCTCAACACTTGCGTCGGTTGCAGAAGAGAAGAAAAGCTGAAAGTTTGCGTTTGATGGACATGGAAAGAAGACAAAAGGAACGTATAGAGGAAATGCGCAGTACTCAAAAGAAG GATGAGGAAAATATGAACTTGAAAGAAGTAATTCGCGCTGAAGTTAGAACAGAGCTCAATAAACTGGAAATGACATGCCAAAATATGTCTTCTCTTTTGCATTCTTTTGGAATCCAAATAGAGGGTTGGCCTAATCCATCGTCACAAGAG GTACAAACGGCATACAAAAAAGCTCTACTTACCTTTCATCCAGATCGAGCCTCGCGCTCTGATATCCGCCAGCAAGTCGAAGCTGAGGAGAAATTCAAGCTTATCAATCGTGTCAAGGAGAAATTTTCATCTGTTTTATGA
- the LOC140881382 gene encoding uncharacterized protein isoform X2 — protein sequence MRGESAGHSHSRPCFGRKTLRRCRNSQEADDVILIDVDSDHFDNVIIIDVPDSLPKKRKGSSILREDNNGLLQTVIYIDDDESSDKFNSFAGASSSKSFKPHAEDFEDVDAEENPYIQENVTPVRLSKCKRTYSGKASAGKGYGLNLDSEDNSSDNDHPDCELMEDIYGKVQEQWQKAYRRRKKGIKNDQSGIRSQNGASSSMNDSSYQTVGRKGENDKYMEAPDLFDTGKFNNEDEGTSPLSEEEDAQHPPSIHIEPEDHQYFEPGSSSHYNGKKFKKSTSYSSHKKPKMCVDGNSDYCKASSVKDDVTISKGQNAVEAEAEADPVNIFPAHEFRESQVTSTGRVNEMDHLESCDLHESGSVEKTSNLTSARSSFMSSILPEEQTLSEESSCFQNSSLGSREGIKKGCNGENRRTVDGIPFSRNIHVHVNDAQVGLDESVSNSGEEDKDEDFHPENGLAVDSVESCILGEREKHKETDGYKIALEEERVSRHQALKNQADFHPENGHAVDSVESCMLGEREKHKETDGYKIALEEEWASRHQALKIQKRSKAENTHTMDSVESCMIGEREKFKETDEYKRAMEKEWASRQEALKIQAEEAQHLRRLQKRRKAESLRLMDMERRQKERIEEMRSTQKKDEENMNLKEVIRAEVRTELNKLEMTCQNMSSLLHSFGIQIEGWPNPSSQEVQTAYKKALLTFHPDRASRSDIRQQVEAEEKFKLINRVKEKFSSVL from the exons ATGAGAGGGGAATCTGCTGGCCATTCACATTCTAGACCCTGTTTTGGGAGGAAAACATTGAGAAGGTGCAGGAATAGTCAGGAAGCTGATGATGTTATTCTGATTGATGTTGATTCCGATCACTTCGACAATGTCATTATCATTGATGTTCCCGATTCTTTACCGAAGAAACGGAAAGGTTCAAGCATACTCAGGGAAGATAACAACGGGCTATTGCAGACTGTAATATACATAGATGATGATGAAAGTTCGGACAAATTTAATTCTTTTGCTGGTGCCTCTTCTAGCAAGAGTTTTAAACCTCATGCGGAAGACTTCGAAGATGTGGATGCTGAAGAAAACCCATATATTCAAGAGAATGTAACTCCAGTTAGGTTATCAAAATGCAAGCGTACTTATTCTGGGAAAGCTTCTGCTGGAAAAGGATATGGTTTGAATCTGGATTCGGAAGACAATTCATCTGATAATGATCACCCTGATTGCGAGTTAATGGAAGATATTTATGGAAAGGTTCAAGAGCAGTGGCAAAAGGCGTACCGTAGGAGGAAAAAAGGTATTAAAAACGATCAGTCCGGCATTAGAAGTCAGAATGGTGCTTCAAGTTCTATGAATGATAGTAGCTATCAAACTGTCGGAAGAAAAGGTGAGAATGATAAATATATGGAGGCTCCAGATCTTTTCGACACAGGAAAATTCAATAATGAAGACGAAGGTACTTCTCCTCTCAGTGAAGAAGAGGATGCTCAACATCCCCCTTCCATCCATATTGAGCCGGAAGATCACCAATATTTTGAACCAGGAAGTTCCAGCCATTACAATgggaaaaaattcaaaaaatcaacGTCATATTCTTCTCATAAAAAACCTAAGATGTGTGTTGATGGGAACTCTGACTATTGCAAAGCTAGTTCAGTTAAAGACGACGTCACCATCAGCAAAGGCCAAAATGCTGTTGAAGCTGAAGCTGAAGCTGACCCTGTCAATATTTTCCCAGCCCATGAGTTTAGGGAGTCCCAGGTTACGTCCACTGGACGTGTTAATGAAATGGATCATTTGGAATCATGTGATCTGCATGAATCTGGAAGTGTTGAGAAGACATCTAATTTAACATCTGCAAGATCTTCATTTATGAGTTCTATCTTACCAGAGGAACAAACGCTCTCTGAAGAGTCTTCCTGCTTCCAAAATTCCTCATTAGGATCAAGAGAAGGCATCAAGAAAGGGTGTAATGGGGAAAATAGGCGGACAGTTGATGGTATACCATTCTCCAGAAACATACATGTACATGTTAATGATGCACAAGTTGGACTGGATGAATCTGTATCAAACAGTGGAGAGGAGGATAAAGATGAGGACTTTCATCCTGAAAATGGACTCGCTGTTGATTCTGTGGAGTCTTGTATACTTGGTGAACGAGAAAAGCATAAGGAAACTGATGGATACAAAATAGCTCTGGAGGAAGAACGGGTTTCACGGCATCAAGCACTAAAAAACCAG GCTGACTTTCATCCTGAAAATGGACACGCTGTTGATTCTGTGGAGTCTTGTATGCTTGGTGAACGAGAAAAGCATAAGGAAACTGATGGATATAAAATAGCTCTGGAGGAAGAATGGGCTTCCCGGCATCAAGCGCTGAAAATCCAG AAGAGAAGTAAAGCTGAAAATACACACACTATGGATTCTGTGGAGAGTTGTATGATTGGTGAACGAGAAAAGTTTAAGGAAACCGATGAATACAAAAGAGCTATGGAGAAAGAGTGGGCTTCCAGGCAAGAAGCTCTAAAAATCCAG GCTGAAGAAGCTCAACACTTGCGTCGGTTGCAGAAGAGAAGAAAAGCTGAAAGTTTGCGTTTGATGGACATGGAAAGAAGACAAAAGGAACGTATAGAGGAAATGCGCAGTACTCAAAAGAAG GATGAGGAAAATATGAACTTGAAAGAAGTAATTCGCGCTGAAGTTAGAACAGAGCTCAATAAACTGGAAATGACATGCCAAAATATGTCTTCTCTTTTGCATTCTTTTGGAATCCAAATAGAGGGTTGGCCTAATCCATCGTCACAAGAG GTACAAACGGCATACAAAAAAGCTCTACTTACCTTTCATCCAGATCGAGCCTCGCGCTCTGATATCCGCCAGCAAGTCGAAGCTGAGGAGAAATTCAAGCTTATCAATCGTGTCAAGGAGAAATTTTCATCTGTTTTATGA